The genomic region TGCTTTTGAAAAGATTTTCAAGATATCTGCAGTCATTGATGAACCAATGAGGAGGCAGCCTATCCACCCAATGGACATTCAGATGGCTGTGTTTCTCTATGCAGATAATTTCCTTCGGCAGCTCATGGTAACAAAACTCTCACACTGTCAATATGCTCTTCCTCTGCTTGTGCCTAATCCATTCACCCAAGAGATTGAATTTCCCCTGTGGACCTTCAGGCAAATCAAGAAGAGCTGGAAGTCACACAATACCAACATCAGCAAATCCCAGACAATCTGCCAGATTGAGACTCCTTTGGTCGTCTTTATCAGGCTTTCAGCAGTTTTCACATCGAAATCTGAAATAGTTAACAACCTGATCAATGAACGCCATGAAAGTTTCTTTCACAGACACTGCCGTGGAAGCAGCAAGTCCCGCCTGTTGATGGATGGAGTGGTTGAAATCGCCTGGTACTGCCCTTCTGGAGAGAAAACCGATAAATTCACAGACTGCGTAGCCTTCTGTAATCTTCATGGTGATGCACAGACAAATAAGACACAGCTACAAATTCTGACTGAAGAGTCCTCAGTTAATGTCATGCTTTTGCCGAATCTGGATAGGACTGACAAAAGTATGGCAATAGTGGAAGAGCTCTACAAGAGCCCCAAACCTCTCATTTGCCTTCTGACTGAAGATGACTCCAGTGTTACAGAGATGCAGAAAGGAAAATACAAAATTGGTTTGAAAGACCGAAATAAGTCTGATGTGTCTGAAGAAATCAGAAGAACCATCAACGAGTGCCTCTTAAGTACAACATCTACTTTTAAACTCGACAACTTAGTCAGGCACTCTGCAATTAAAGTGGATGAAAATCATGATGAGTGCAGGTATGGGCATCAAGAGGCAAAAAAGATGATGAGAGTACTGGAGAGAAAGGAACTGCCCAAAATTAAAGAAACATTTCTTCCTTGTCAGGGGAAACTGTGGCACGAGTGGTGTCTCAAGAACAAAGAACTACATCGACCTAAAGGGAACAACATTGAAATACATACTAgccaaaaacaaacagaaatgcaacAGATTAGAGAGAAGCAGAAAGCACATGGGATCGGTGTGTTTATGAAGATGTTTATTGAAAAACTGAAGTCTGGAAATACGAAGGAGAAGATGTATTTCCTTAAGTGGCTTGGCATCCTTTTGGATGAGCTCACTTCCGAAGATCTCTGCAAGCTTCATCACGAGTATGATGAAACATGGTCAAAAGTGCTGgatttgaaaaagaaacattaTAAAACTGAGCAAATGATAGTACAGCAAACACAACTGGAGAACTTGTCTGAAAACCTGAATGCTGCAACATTTGGTTTGGAGCACATACTAAGAGAGATTGGCCAGATTTATGAATCAGGCATTTCGGCGAAGAAAAAGAAAGGATCTGGATGTGAGCTAGATATGAGCTCTCTCCCACATTTTGCTGCAGAGCTCATGATCTCTGGATACCCAATGGAGCTGATGGATGGTGATGCAGCTCATGTTCCTCTGATTTGGGTTCAAGCTGTTTTAGATGAACTTATCAAGCTTCTGGGAGACCAGAGGGTCTTTGTGTTATCAGTTTTGGGGATTCAGAGCACTGGGAAATCCACCATGCTGAACGCCATGTTTGGACTGCAGTTTGCAGTCAGTGCTGGAAGGTGCACAAGAGGAGCCTTCATGCAGCTGGTCAAGTTTTCTGAAGAACTGAAAAGCCAGTTAAACTTTGACTACATTCTTGTTGTTGATACCGAGGGCCTTCGAGCTCTAGAATTGGCTGGCAGATCAACGAGACATCATGACAATGAAATGGCCACATTTGTAGTTGGTCTTGGAAATATGACTCTGATCAATATCTTTGGTGAGAATCCAGCTGAGATGCAGGATATCCTTCAGATTGTTGTTCAGGCCTTCTTGAGGATGAAGAAGGTACGACTGAATCCCAGCTGCATGTTTGTGCATCAGAATGTTGGAGACATCACAGCTGGTGACAAGAATATGGTAGGGAAGAGGCGATTGCAGGAGAAACTTGATGAGATGACCCAACTGGCTGCTAAAGAAGAAGTCTGTGATGCAGAATGCTTTGGTGATGTCATTAAATTTGACATAAAAACTGATGTGAGGTATTTTGCTCAGCTCTGGGAGGGAAGCCCACCAATGGCCCCACCCAATCCATGTTATAGTGAAAATGTACAGGAGCTAAAGAGCAAAATTCTTTTGCATGCTTCAAAATGCAGTGGTGTGACACTAACACagttcaaaaatagaattggagACCTCTGGAATGCTCTTCTGAATGAAAACTTTGTTTTCAGCTTCAAGAATACATTAGAGATTGCGGTATACAGGAAATTGGAGGAGGAATATGCCAAATGGACCTGGACTCTCAGAAGTGCCATGCTAGAGGTTGAAGATAAACTACACAACAGAATCAACAACAGGCAGCTGCATAAAGTTGAGATTAAAAACTTGGAAAAGAAGATATCGGAGACCAATGAAGAGGTAAAAGTTTCAATAAATCAATACTTTGAAAAACATAAAGAAAAGGAAATGCTGATTCAATGGAAATCAAAGTTTCAAGAGAAAATCAAGCACCTTCATAGGGATCTTGTGAGAGATACAAAAAGGAAGTTGGAGAACATTGTCTATCAAAGGGAAACTCTGACCAAACTAGACAAAAGAAAACACTGCATGAGAAAAAACTCCTTGAGAAAAGCAAAGAGCTTGCATTCATTCTTAAGAAAAAGGGTCTTGATGAGAACGAGTTGAAGGTAGAGTTTGATTCAGTGTGGGAAAACTGGGTCTCTCAGTTGGCAGTGGATGTTAGACCTCTTGAAGACATTAACATAGAACAGGACATCATTACTGTCATATCTGAAATTCATGAAGAAGCACTTGTGCATAGCAGATTAAATAAACCTGAAAGCATTAGCCAACTGACTAACTTCACCAAATACTTTAATCCCATCAAAAAGTTCTGGAATGCATTTCGCCAGGCTTCATTTGCCCTTCTACCAGACGAACAGGAGTCCATAAAACAACTGGTTCACGAAATTACTCGTGAAGTTGGAAACCTGGTGAAGTCAAAATCAGTGATGAAGATGGGCTACAACACAAGCTACATTCAAGAAATTGCACAGCTCGTAAAAATGAGCATTGAAACCCATGAGTGCAAAGTCACCAAATACAAATTCAAGAAAGAGTTCACAGTGGATCTGACAATCTTTGCATGCAAACTGGCAGGTGAGAAGTTTGCAGAGCTCCATCAGGTGTTTAGAGAGGCTAATGATCCCATGATTTATTTAGAGAAGAAGAAACCAGAATACTACAGCGTCTTCCAGGCGTTCTGCCGAGGTGCAACATCGGCTGCTGTATTTGGAGCCTTGATTTGTAGTGAGTTGAAAGAGCCCATTCTCCAGAGTGTCTACAACAAGACTGCAAGTGATCTAGCAGGAGAGATGCGGACAAATATTCCAGCGTTCAAAGGCAACAGGTCAAACCTGGAGAAACACATTCTGAAAGCTCTTGCAGAAGAGGAGGACTTTCAAAAGTTTATTCAGTACATACATTTTCCCAGGGAGCAGTTTGAAGACTTCATAAAATCCAAAGTGAAAGCCTTCATAACAGAGGGAAACTCATCAGCTGTGGCAATGATTCAAGGCAACATCAGGCACAAGGAGCAATGTGTCATCACAGCTGCAGAAACGGCAACAGCTCAAGTCTTGGGTAAAGCTGGAGATGCAAACATTTGGCTGGAGATTTTCTCAGACTGTCTGAAGGACGAGCTTGAATACAATAAAGAGCATCTGACTGGGGATTGCTGTCAGGATATCACTGACTTTGAACTTCTGGAGGAGGTTGTGAAAAAAGAGCTTCACCCAATCATTGAAGAGTTGAACCGATGCTTTAAAAAACCCTCTAGTGTCAAAATGGGAAAGTTCAGGAAACCACCAGATGAGATTTTGATTGAACATTTCTGCCATTGCTGCTGGGCCCAGTGCCCCTTCTGTAAAGCCATATGTATAAACACAATGGAGGACCATCCCGGGGATCATATTGTACCTTTCCATCGTAACTGTGGGATCAGAGGGATGATTTACAAAGGTACAACTAATCTTTGCTTGACATTCTGCACATCTTCGGTGGCAAGTGACACAAATCGGTTTTATCCAGATGCTCGAACAAACGAGACAGTTTTGTGGAAGGAATATAGAACGGCAGGTCCCCAGTATGCAAACTGGTGCATCACACCTGATCTCTCAGAGCTGCCATACTGGAAGTGGTTTGTGTGTCGGTTCCAGGCTGAATTGGAAAAGTGGTACAATTACACTTTCGATGGCTGTAGTGAGATCCCAAAGGAATGGAAAACTTACACAAAGGAGCAAGCTCTGGAGAGTCTAGAGAAATACCTGtaagtttaaagagcccctattttgcctTATAAAAGGTCAGATCAACGAGACATCATGACAATGAAATGGCCACATTTGTAGTGTAGTTGAAAATCAACTTTAactctttattccccacagccaaatctctcttttctctctcaaaTCTGTCAGTGATTGTCATCTTCCTGTCATTATCAGTCTTGTGATCCCCCGTGGTGCGCTAGTGTCTGAAGAGAAAGGCGTGAacggaatatagctttactatattaaatacatatttggtgatgtatcaTATCCACGGTGATTAATTTATTTGACCCTGAGTCaactatttcattaaagaatcaatagttttaaacgtggcacacttacagatttaaacctcagctagatgttttcattcacttagggctgttacacactgcatggaaggtcattttcaaaaacccataataggggctctttaatcacTGCCTTAAACATGTAAAGTGTTTCTAgcttttacagtttttaaaggatCCGGAAAGGTCCAAATTAATTTTTTCTCATGTTTTGTGAAGGGCCTGTTTATAAGGCATGCATAATGCCAGTTATTTCATATTAATTGTGATACAGAGATGATTGTGTGTTATTTTCCTTTTATGTTCAAGGTTTTTGGTTGTCTTTTTTAGTTCTTGCCTACACAACCGtagtttattattaacattttaatctttatcTTCTTAATAGCATTCCAATGAAATGACACTGCATTGTTAATTAAAGTCATATTCACaacattttgtattttgaaaataatagaattaaagcaacattttatttgattaatgttTCATAGAGTAATTATTTAAGAGCATTCTGTTGTTGTTTGCGAATGACAATAATTTGACAGTGTTAAAGAGTTTTAAAATACGGTAACATgttacatacagtgctcaacataattgagtacaccctattttgaaaataaatatttgtatccatttctcagtgaataaaggcaatgtattttggtgaatttaaaccaaacggatttattaaacagatatatttattaaaataatattttagcctcaaaacatatttagaaatagaaagataatacgattaaagtcaagcaaaatattgcaaaaaacaaaatacaacctacaaaatttctactaattttttctattttttttgcttctcttgattttttcctcttttttaaaattgtatttaatatttttctataacatataaatttgggtgtattagtttttggaccattatcgtaagttattttgttagataagctccagatttggcttcagtactgactaatctaatgtatatgcacaaatataatactgtagagcttcctattaaaaatatgaatttaaaagatagatttgtgaggggtgtactcatatgctGGGCACTGTACATGGTCATTCATGGGAAGGTTTGCATTTTAGCTTTGTACGAATGGGTTGCAAATGTGAtgttgcattttcactgtcaaacatgaccaaaaaaatgaatataattagtattGTCTTAATATAAAATGCAGCAAATGGATAAACATATCCTAAACTGTCCTATATGGTGTGACTGCCTCAAGCATACAGCTTATTATTCATTCAATACAACTCTTATAAATGAAAAACAGTAAATtgtaaaaatcattaataataactTAGGCTCGTGGGTATTTTAGTAAATGTATCAAGTGGTACAGCACTTGATACGTTTTGTCACTGAAAGCCAAATCCTCTGGTgtaacgttcattcattcattttcttttcggcttagtcccttcattaatctggggtcgccacagtggaatgaacctccaacttatccagcatatgttttacgcagcgtatgcccttccagctgcaacccatcactgggaaacacccatacacattcatacactacgtgtggtttatttataaactaatttcgagaggattacgtgcttatgatcaacacggctggctcctcattagctccgtaatgtgacccatcagacaattacggaagcattataaataacaagagtttttcactccagttatcttcgtcttgaagcttccccctccttccacccctacttcctcccccttttttccgatagggcgacacggtggctcagtggctagcactgttgcctcacagcaagaacaccgctggtccaacctcctatcaggctggttggtgtttctgtgtggagtttacatgttctccccgtgttcgcgttggtttcccccgggtcccccagtttcctcccatcgtccaaaaaacatataccatagcaatagattaaaccaaattatcaccgaaaacaaccctagtttacacttatcacgcggcgacaagcaggggagttctcgagacctacctgagctcgaactcccctctcgcccttctaacgggagggagccccgggctcgaggatattacgagcttagggctctctcccgggacagcatgccaaatacgctttattgattatcagctaagtgtgaactcttgaaggacaatttaacttacccaattcgcatgtctttggacttgtgggggaaaccggagcacccggaggaaacgcacacgaacacagggagccagggcttgaaccagtgaccttcttgttgtgaggcgattgtgctacccactgtgccaccgtgctgcctctgGTGTAACACTATATACTAATTTTAAATCAGCAATTCCACTGAAGTATTAGTTGAAGAACCCCATTCAAGATCATGTTACTGAAGCACCATGTGAAGCCACCAACATGCTCCTATTAAGTTTGTCTCAAAATGTTTTCacatattaatttgtttttgaaCCACTACAAAACACCTTTGGTGTGACACCCCATTTATTGAAAACTGACAACAAGT from Danio aesculapii chromosome 3, fDanAes4.1, whole genome shotgun sequence harbors:
- the zmp:0000000912 gene encoding LOW QUALITY PROTEIN: interferon-induced very large GTPase 1 (The sequence of the model RefSeq protein was modified relative to this genomic sequence to represent the inferred CDS: inserted 1 base in 1 codon), which codes for MGNRVPWLSNKAIKEEDGDTCRQELGQRKRKSDESCQETKSKKPREDAPSSSTDYQLEQEMNEQDKDIESGSKNQPDQYEDMSKIKQKNITLLFRRLNLSGELKVQDFLQITSLSLQWPEPCEEKNLVPTFIQRLVMMDYRARYIAVKEEPCEVLNTQRTTSFDIKESDAFEKIFKISAVIDEPMRRQPIHPMDIQMAVFLYADNFLRQLMVTKLSHCQYALPLLVPNPFTQEIEFPLWTFRQIKKSWKSHNTNISKSQTICQIETPLVVFIRLSAVFTSKSEIVNNLINERHESFFHRHCRGSSKSRLLMDGVVEIAWYCPSGEKTDKFTDCVAFCNLHGDAQTNKTQLQILTEESSVNVMLLPNLDRTDKSMAIVEELYKSPKPLICLLTEDDSSVTEMQKGKYKIGLKDRNKSDVSEEIRRTINECLLSTTSTFKLDNLVRHSAIKVDENHDECRYGHQEAKKMMRVLERKELPKIKETFLPCQGKLWHEWCLKNKELHRPKGNNIEIHTSQKQTEMQQIREKQKAHGIGVFMKMFIEKLKSGNTKEKMYFLKWLGILLDELTSEDLCKLHHEYDETWSKVLDLKKKHYKTEQMIVQQTQLENLSENLNAATFGLEHILREIGQIYESGISAKKKKGSGCELDMSSLPHFAAELMISGYPMELMDGDAAHVPLIWVQAVLDELIKLLGDQRVFVLSVLGIQSTGKSTMLNAMFGLQFAVSAGRCTRGAFMQLVKFSEELKSQLNFDYILVVDTEGLRALELAGRSTRHHDNEMATFVVGLGNMTLINIFGENPAEMQDILQIVVQAFLRMKKVRLNPSCMFVHQNVGDITAGDKNMVGKRRLQEKLDEMTQLAAKEEVCDAECFGDVIKFDIKTDVRYFAQLWEGSPPMAPPNPCYSENVQELKSKILLHASKCSGVTLTQFKNRIGDLWNALLNENFVFSFKNTLEIAVYRKLEEEYAKWTWTLRSAMLEVEDKLHNRINNRQLHKVEIKNLEKKISETNEEVKVSINQYFEKHKEKEMLIQWKSKFQEKIKHLHRDLVRDTKRKLENIVYQRETLTKLDKRKHXHEKKLLEKSKELAFILKKKGLDENELKVEFDSVWENWVSQLAVDVRPLEDINIEQDIITVISEIHEEALVHSRLNKPESISQLTNFTKYFNPIKKFWNAFRQASFALLPDEQESIKQLVHEITREVGNLVKSKSVMKMGYNTSYIQEIAQLVKMSIETHECKVTKYKFKKEFTVDLTIFACKLAGEKFAELHQVFREANDPMIYLEKKKPEYYSVFQAFCRGATSAAVFGALICSELKEPILQSVYNKTASDLAGEMRTNIPAFKGNRSNLEKHILKALAEEEDFQKFIQYIHFPREQFEDFIKSKVKAFITEGNSSAVAMIQGNIRHKEQCVITAAETATAQVLGKAGDANIWLEIFSDCLKDELEYNKEHLTGDCCQDITDFELLEEVVKKELHPIIEELNRCFKKPSSVKMGKFRKPPDEILIEHFCHCCWAQCPFCKAICINTMEDHPGDHIVPFHRNCGIRGMIYKGTTNLCLTFCTSSVASDTNRFYPDARTNETVLWKEYRTAGPQYANWCITPDLSELPYWKWFVCRFQAELEKWYNYTFDGCSEIPKEWKTYTKEQALESLEKYL